The genomic interval GCACTTCTGGCAGTTTGCAGGGCGATATTCCTATAGACAGCCATGTTGTGAATAAAGCGGCCGTTGGCCTGGATACGCTGATGTGCTTTTATCACCTGCCTCAATCTGAGCAGGAAAACAGGATTACCAGCAGTTTACAGAAGAAACTGAATTTGCCCTTTCAGCCCTATTGCGTAAGCGGCTCTGCAGAACTGAAAACCCAGTTTGCTGCTGATATGATCGAAGGAAATGCAGTTACCTGTCCTGGGTTTTATGCACCTCAAGGCCGTAGATTAAGGTTTGAACCGAAAATAGGTAATCTCATCAATGAATTAAATCATTTTCATGAGCATGATTTCTGGCTTACCAACTTTGAGATGGAAACGGCTGGTTATTACGCCCTGGGCCGTTTGATGGGCCACCAGATGCTATCACTCAATGCGATTGTAGCCAACCGGATCACTAACCAGTTTTCTAAGGATGCGGAAAAAACTATTGATGCGCTGATAAAAAAAGTACTGGAGCGGCTATGATGAAAGTATGTGGGCTGTAGTTCTCTTATCTAGAAGAATATCCTATTAAGTGTTCACGTACATCATCGAATTACGCATATTTACCAACAATCAATAACAATCAACCAACAATACTCGAGGATGCAACCAACCTTACTAATAATGGCTGCTGGAATGGGAAGCCGCTATGGAAGCCTTAAACAGTTAGACACTTTCGGTCCGGGAGGCGAAACTATTATTGATTATTCTCTATACGATGCCATTCGAGAAGGCTTTGGGAAGGTAGTATTTGTGATCCGGCAGGCACTACTGAAAGACTTTGAAGAAACCTATTTTCAGAAGTTATCCGGTAAGATACAGGTAAGCTATGTATTGCAGGAACTTGACCGCCTTCCGGAAGGCTATATGGTGCCAGCAGACCGGGTTAAACCCTGGGGAACGGCACATGCTGTATGGGTATCAGCTTCCAGCATACAAGAGCCATTCGCTGTGATCAATGGCGATGATTTTTATGGCCGCCAATCGTTCCGGCTTATGGCAGAAGAATTAAGAAAGATGGAAGTACCGGGTCAATACTGCATGATCGCTTATCCGCTGAACCATACTTTATCTGAACATGGATTCGTATCCAGAGGAATTTGCGAAATAGATGCACAAGGATATCTGAAAAGTGTAACCGAACGAACTCAAATTGCTGCCAACGATAAAGGAATATTTTACAAAGACGCAGAAGGGCAACTCCTGCCGCTTTCAGGAAATGAAAATGTGTCGATGAACTTGTATGGATTTACACCTGATATTTTTGGCCATCTGGAAACTCAGTTAAAGGATTTTCTCCGGAAAAATGCCAATAACCTGAAAGCAGAATTCTATCTACCTGAAGCAGTAAATTTCCTGGTAAATACCGGAACGGCAAAAGTAAAAGTATGTATCAGCCCGGAAAAATGGTTTGGCGTTACCTATCCGGAAGACAAACAAACCGTGAGGAGCCGGCTCAGAGAACTTATTGATACCGGAGTATACCCGGAAAAACTGTGGGTCTAATGCTTGTATTTTTCTCACGTATGCTCAGTATATTGCTTGCATGAAAACACCTACCGGCAATTATAATTTACCTCAGATCATTCAGCAATTCCGGATCAGCGGAAGTATACAAACCGTTCTTCCGTATGGTTCTGGCCACATTCATGATACATTCCGTTTGCAAAATACTGATACTTTACAGCCAGATTATTTATTGCAACGCATCAATCACCAGGTTTTCCGGCAAGTACCTGAGCTAATGTCCAATATGGAACGGGTGATAGAGCATATCCGGCAAAAATTGCATGCTATACCAGGAGCAGATATTTCACGGCAGGTTCTCACGCTAGTGCCCATACACGATGGAAAAAACTATCTGGAACAGGATGGAAATTACTGGCGGGTATTCCTGTTTATCAAAAATGCCAGAAGTTACGACCAAGTACAAACTACACAACAAGCCTATCAGGCAGGTAAAGCATTTGGCAAATTTCAGTCTTTTCTGGCCGACATGCCAGTAGGTTCGATGCACGAAACTATTCCTGATTTTCACAATGTAAAACATCGCCTGAACCAGTTCCAGCAAGCCATTGATGAAAACCGGGCAAAGCGGCTCGATCAGGTACAGGAAGAAGTTGCATTTGTCAGGCAGAGAGCCGAAGAAATGAAAGAAATACTCCGATTAGGACAAGCTGGCAAAATTCCCTTACGTATTACTCATAATGATACCAAGTTCAATAATGTATTGCTGGATGAAAACGACCAGGCGCTGTGTGTAATTGACCTGGATACCATTATGCCCGGATATGCAGCCTACGACTTTGGCGATTCCATCCGGACTATTGCCAGCACCGCCGCAGAAGATGAAAAAGATCTCAGTAAAATTGAGTTTAACCTGCCTTTTTATAAAGCCTATGTAAAAGGATATCTGGAAGAAACG from Rhodocytophaga rosea carries:
- a CDS encoding nucleoside phosphorylase produces the protein MKLFSSSAEPMNIIPESELILNKDSSVYHLNLQPEHIADTIITVGDPGRVHKITQYFDDIDFEMNKREFITQTGKINNKRVTVISSGMGTDNVEILMTELDALVNIDLKKRRLKEKQKSLNIIRIGTSGSLQGDIPIDSHVVNKAAVGLDTLMCFYHLPQSEQENRITSSLQKKLNLPFQPYCVSGSAELKTQFAADMIEGNAVTCPGFYAPQGRRLRFEPKIGNLINELNHFHEHDFWLTNFEMETAGYYALGRLMGHQMLSLNAIVANRITNQFSKDAEKTIDALIKKVLERL
- a CDS encoding phosphotransferase enzyme family protein — its product is MKTPTGNYNLPQIIQQFRISGSIQTVLPYGSGHIHDTFRLQNTDTLQPDYLLQRINHQVFRQVPELMSNMERVIEHIRQKLHAIPGADISRQVLTLVPIHDGKNYLEQDGNYWRVFLFIKNARSYDQVQTTQQAYQAGKAFGKFQSFLADMPVGSMHETIPDFHNVKHRLNQFQQAIDENRAKRLDQVQEEVAFVRQRAEEMKEILRLGQAGKIPLRITHNDTKFNNVLLDENDQALCVIDLDTIMPGYAAYDFGDSIRTIASTAAEDEKDLSKIEFNLPFYKAYVKGYLEETHLFLNEEEIKSLAFGCKLLTFLMGLRFLTDYINGDVYYKIHFPEHNLQRSRAQFRLLSRMELKYTDMQDIVQSLINDQ
- a CDS encoding nucleotidyltransferase family protein, whose product is MQPTLLIMAAGMGSRYGSLKQLDTFGPGGETIIDYSLYDAIREGFGKVVFVIRQALLKDFEETYFQKLSGKIQVSYVLQELDRLPEGYMVPADRVKPWGTAHAVWVSASSIQEPFAVINGDDFYGRQSFRLMAEELRKMEVPGQYCMIAYPLNHTLSEHGFVSRGICEIDAQGYLKSVTERTQIAANDKGIFYKDAEGQLLPLSGNENVSMNLYGFTPDIFGHLETQLKDFLRKNANNLKAEFYLPEAVNFLVNTGTAKVKVCISPEKWFGVTYPEDKQTVRSRLRELIDTGVYPEKLWV